The Pseudomonas allokribbensis genome has a window encoding:
- the folE2 gene encoding GTP cyclohydrolase FolE2, giving the protein MNALTLPDIAAQAARQALPLDWVGMRGIALPVFIEGQRLAAKADAGVSLDDGEARGIHMSRLYLALERLEQQNLTPALLHQVLQRFLDSHEGLANSAYLNIHTDLLLRRPALVSPLAGWKTYPVTIAATLKNTVFHVELKIEVAYSSTCPCSAALARQLIQQQFVDDFANKPLQHAEVLAWLGSTQGIVATPHSQRSTAQLHLHLDEFVDGLPLTSTINDAEAALGTAVQTAVKRADEQAFALANGQNLMFCEDAARRLNLALRRSPGIREFHLCVIHAESLHAHDAVAESHWRRETA; this is encoded by the coding sequence ATGAATGCGCTGACGCTGCCGGATATCGCCGCGCAAGCTGCCCGCCAAGCTTTGCCGCTTGATTGGGTGGGAATGCGTGGCATCGCTCTACCTGTCTTTATCGAGGGCCAACGCCTGGCAGCAAAAGCCGATGCGGGTGTCAGCCTCGATGACGGCGAAGCCCGTGGCATTCACATGTCACGGTTGTATCTGGCGCTGGAAAGGCTGGAACAACAGAACCTCACTCCCGCACTTCTGCACCAGGTTTTGCAGCGTTTTCTCGACAGCCATGAAGGCCTGGCCAACAGCGCCTATTTGAATATCCATACGGATTTGCTGCTCAGAAGGCCCGCATTGGTCAGCCCATTGGCAGGATGGAAAACCTATCCGGTGACCATTGCAGCCACTCTGAAAAACACAGTGTTCCACGTGGAACTGAAAATCGAGGTGGCCTATTCCTCGACTTGCCCCTGCTCTGCCGCTCTGGCGAGGCAATTGATCCAGCAGCAATTCGTCGACGATTTCGCCAACAAGCCGTTGCAACATGCCGAGGTTCTGGCCTGGCTGGGCTCGACACAGGGGATCGTCGCAACACCCCACAGCCAACGCAGCACCGCACAACTGCATCTGCACCTGGATGAATTCGTCGATGGTTTGCCGCTGACCTCGACCATCAACGATGCCGAAGCGGCCCTCGGCACCGCCGTGCAAACCGCAGTGAAACGCGCCGACGAACAAGCCTTCGCCCTCGCCAATGGCCAGAACCTGATGTTCTGCGAAGACGCCGCGCGCCGCCTGAATCTGGCGCTGCGTCGCTCACCCGGCATCCGCGAATTCCACCTATGCGTGATCCACGCCGAAAGCCTCCACGCCCACGATGCGGTCGCCGAAAGTCACTGGCGCCGGGAGACCGCATGA
- a CDS encoding N-acetylmuramoyl-L-alanine amidase has translation MHRRHLLNLMLASAALAFPFSVSATQIRDARLWRSDDKLRLVFDLSGPVSYKTFTLSAPDRLIIDLSGASLSGDFSQLALSETVIRSIRSGHFGKGDTRIVLDLSGPVQLNTFLLAPQDGQGHRLVLDLLSDSKVATPSVPRETPGKTNHPKRDIIVVVDPGHGGKDPGAVGAKGEREKDVVLSISQLLARRLKREKGFDVKLVRNDDFFVPLRKRVDIARQHKADMFISVHADAAPRLTASGASVYCLSEGGATSATARFMAQRENGADLLGATSLLNLKDKDPMLAGVILDMSMNATIAASLQLGSTVLGSLAGITTLHQKRVEQAGFAVLKSPDVPSILVETGFISNARDSQRLVTARHQQAVADGLFEGLQRYFQKNPPTDSYIAWQQEQQQARV, from the coding sequence ATGCACAGACGCCATTTGCTTAACCTGATGTTGGCCAGCGCTGCTTTGGCTTTTCCTTTCAGTGTCAGCGCCACACAAATTCGCGATGCACGCCTCTGGCGTTCGGATGACAAGCTTCGGTTGGTCTTCGATTTGAGCGGGCCAGTGAGCTACAAGACGTTCACACTGAGTGCACCAGATCGTCTGATCATCGACCTGAGTGGTGCCAGTTTGAGTGGCGATTTCAGTCAATTGGCGCTCAGCGAAACGGTTATTCGCAGCATCCGCTCCGGGCACTTTGGTAAGGGTGATACCCGAATCGTTCTGGATTTGAGTGGTCCGGTTCAGCTCAATACCTTCTTGCTGGCGCCTCAGGATGGGCAGGGGCATCGCCTGGTTCTGGATCTTTTGAGCGATTCAAAAGTGGCAACGCCGAGCGTTCCACGTGAAACACCCGGGAAAACCAATCATCCAAAACGAGACATTATTGTCGTGGTCGACCCTGGTCATGGCGGTAAAGACCCTGGTGCAGTCGGTGCAAAAGGCGAGCGAGAAAAGGACGTTGTGCTCTCGATTTCACAGCTGCTGGCACGGCGGTTGAAGCGGGAAAAAGGTTTCGATGTGAAGCTTGTACGCAATGACGACTTCTTTGTGCCGCTGCGCAAGCGCGTTGATATTGCCCGTCAGCACAAGGCCGATATGTTCATTTCGGTGCACGCGGATGCCGCACCGCGCCTGACCGCTTCTGGCGCATCTGTGTATTGCTTGTCTGAAGGTGGCGCGACGTCGGCCACTGCGCGCTTCATGGCGCAGCGGGAAAACGGCGCAGATCTGCTCGGTGCAACCAGCCTGCTGAATCTGAAGGACAAGGACCCGATGCTCGCCGGGGTCATCCTCGATATGTCGATGAACGCCACGATCGCCGCCAGTTTGCAGTTGGGCAGCACGGTGTTGGGGAGTCTGGCGGGCATCACCACGCTGCATCAAAAGCGTGTGGAACAAGCAGGATTTGCGGTGCTGAAGTCACCCGATGTGCCGTCGATTTTGGTGGAAACCGGGTTCATTTCTAACGCGCGGGACAGTCAGCGGCTGGTCACGGCACGCCATCAGCAAGCGGTGGCTGATGGATTGTTTGAAGGGTTGCAGCGCTATTTCCAGAAAAACCCACCGACCGACAGCTATATCGCCTGGCAGCAGGAGCAGCAACAAGCGCGTGTCTAG
- a CDS encoding glutamine synthetase, translating into MLAFDVWAQVPGLATCTRSANLLACVDANGNAYSVNTAGKTIYLRGFEKIGQRYWAQTNSIYGQLTFFTGIASDGEAWVGYNRRVGWTTINRFSSSGGSTGKFTCSRLTGC; encoded by the coding sequence TTGCTGGCCTTCGACGTATGGGCACAAGTCCCGGGGCTCGCTACCTGCACGCGCAGCGCTAACCTGCTGGCGTGTGTCGATGCCAATGGCAACGCCTATAGCGTCAACACCGCCGGCAAGACGATTTATTTGCGGGGTTTCGAGAAGATTGGCCAACGTTACTGGGCGCAAACCAACAGCATTTACGGGCAACTGACGTTCTTCACCGGGATCGCTTCCGACGGCGAAGCCTGGGTCGGCTACAACCGCCGGGTGGGCTGGACGACGATCAACCGCTTCTCCAGCTCCGGCGGAAGCACCGGGAAGTTCACCTGCAGCCGACTCACAGGCTGCTAG
- a CDS encoding metal ABC transporter ATP-binding protein — protein MIRFQSLSWGSPGQPLTPPLSLQLERGSLTAIIGVNGSGKSSLLKVIAGLQRPLAGAVALGVPRQSGLSFLPQQQHLDRQFPISLQELVAAGFWGRRLSTQLRAQRLTQALEDWHLSGLEQRPLMALSGGELQRALLARLSLADTPLLLLDEPHAALDELGQALLWQHLHTWHAQGRTLVMVGHDLAAVRQHIPQTLLIKHSGCVFGPSVELIQQTPNVQVA, from the coding sequence ATGATTCGATTCCAGTCCTTGAGTTGGGGATCACCCGGCCAACCCCTCACTCCACCCCTGAGCCTTCAATTGGAACGCGGCAGCCTGACCGCCATCATCGGTGTCAACGGCAGCGGCAAAAGCAGCCTGCTGAAAGTCATCGCCGGACTGCAGAGACCTTTGGCCGGCGCCGTTGCATTAGGCGTCCCTCGCCAAAGCGGCTTGTCATTCCTCCCTCAGCAACAGCACCTGGACCGACAATTCCCGATCAGTCTTCAGGAATTGGTAGCCGCCGGTTTCTGGGGGCGTCGACTGTCAACGCAATTGCGCGCACAACGCCTCACCCAGGCACTTGAAGATTGGCACTTGAGTGGCCTTGAACAGCGCCCGTTGATGGCCCTCTCCGGCGGTGAACTGCAACGCGCCCTGCTCGCTCGCCTGAGTCTCGCCGACACGCCTTTGCTGCTGCTCGACGAACCCCATGCCGCTCTCGATGAACTGGGTCAGGCATTGCTCTGGCAACACCTGCATACCTGGCATGCGCAAGGCCGGACACTGGTCATGGTGGGCCACGACCTCGCCGCTGTCCGCCAACACATTCCACAAACGCTGCTGATCAAACACAGCGGCTGCGTGTTCGGTCCCAGTGTCGAACTGATCCAGCAAACACCCAATGTACAGGTGGCCTGA